The Phaeocystidibacter marisrubri genomic interval GCCGAACCAAGTACGAGTTGGCTCAAGCTGAAAAGCGTGCGCATATTCTAGAAGGCTTGTTGATTGCCATCGACAACTTGGACGAGGTTATCAAATTGATTCGTGCTAGTACTACGGTAGAAGAAGCACGTGAAGGTTTGATGAGCAACTTTGGCTTAAGCGAGCTACAAGCGCGTGCTATTCTAGATCTTCGTCTGCAAAAGCTCACTGGACTTGAGCGCGATAAAATTAAAGAGGAGTATGCTGAATTGATGGATAAAATCGCTTACTACAAGCGAATTTTGAACGAGGTTGAACTTCGTATGTCCATCATCAAGGAAGAGCTTATCGAAGTGAAAGAGAAGTACGGAGATGAGCGCAGAACCAACATTGAATATGCCGGTGGTGATGTGAGCATTGAAGATATGATTCCGGATGAAGAGGTAGTTATTACCATTTCACATGCCGGGTATATCAAGCGTACCTCACTCAGCGAATACAAAACGCAAACTAGAGGTGGTGTAGGAGCGAAAGCGGCTTCGATGAGAGATGCTGACTTTATCGAATACGTGTTTGCCGCCACCAATCACCAGTTTATGTTGTTCTTTACAGAGCAAGGAAGGTGTTTTTGGCTACGCGTATTTGAAATCCCAGAAGGAACAAGAGCAAGTAAGGGTAGAGCTATCCAAAACTTGATCAATATCCCTCAAGATGATAAGGTTAAGGCCTTTATCAACGTGAAGAACTTGAAGGATGAAGAATACATAAGCAACCACTTTATCGTGATGTGTACGAAGAGTGGTATCATTAAGAAAACTCCGCTTGAAGCGTATAGTCGTCCACGTGTGAATGGTATCAATGCCATTGGTATTCGCGAAGGAGATATGCTTCTTGAAGCGAAACTCACCAACGGCAACAATGAGATTTTGATGGCCGTTCGTTCAGGTAAGGCGATTCGATTCCACGAAAGCGCGGTTAGAAGCATGGGTAGAACTGCTTCGGGTGTACGAGGAATGACATTAGGTCATGATGGTGATGAAGTGGTTGGAATGGTATGCGTTCAAGAAGGTGAAGCAGATATCCTTGTTGTAAGTGAAAAGGGATCTGGTAAGAGATCTAGCTTGGAAGATTACCGCGTAACCAATCGAGGTGGCAAAGGTGTGAAGACCATTAGCGTTACAGATAAGACAGGTGAGCTCATCGCAATGAAGGGTGTAACCGACGAAGAAGACTTGATGATTATCACCCGCGCAGGCGTAATGATCCGCATGAAAATCAGCGAATTACGTGTGATGGGTAGAGCTACTCAAGGTGTTCGACTTATCAACCTTAAAGGGAAGGATTCTATTGCAAGTGTTGCAAAAGTTCCAACCAGTGACGAAGATGAAACGTTGGAAGATGTAGATGGAGTTGAAAATGTGGAAGGGGCAGAAGACGCTGCACCGGAAGCTGGCACAGAAACTGCCAACGAGTAAGCTTCGAAACATTCATTATTTTTACCCAACAGGAAAAACATTAAGTATTTATACTATGGTATCTAAAGCACGTTTAGTTGTCTTCGCGACGTTGATGAGTGGAGGAGCATTGCTGGCCCAGGAATCAACAATGGTATCCAGTGCAATTCTTGCATTGAAGCGTCCTGACTTGATTTCAGCTAAAGATTACATTGATCAAGCCGATTCAGTGATCGCAACAAAATCCGTTGACGACATCCGTGAATCAACGATGCAGAAATTCTTGTTTCACAGAGGTTTGATTTATGAAACATTGAATCAAGAATCAGCGTCCGTTGAGTATATCCATGAAGCGCTCGAGAATTACACTGCGCTTATCGCCTATGATAAGAAAGTGGACGATGACGACTACATGGAGGAAGCGCAAAGTGGTATTGCATCTTCCGTAGTTGCACTTTCTGCTCTAGCAGACGACGCATACTTCAGCAAACAGGATGCAGAACAAGCTTACAATCTTCATTCTGAAGTGATTAAGTACAAAACAGATTATTTGGGTAAAACGGATACGGTAACGGTTTACACCATGGCGCGTATCGCTACTGAATTGGAGAAGTATGAGAATGCGTTGAAGCACTATAACTTCTTGATTGACAATGATTACAGAGGTAGAGTATGGCAAGCATATTACAACGGAAGTGAAAACCGTATGAATATGCCGGATAAGTACACTATGGACATGCTCATTCAGCAAGGAAAGGCAAGTGATCCAGTTCTTTCTCCAGATATTAATTACACACTTTGGTGGCAGTCAGCTAAACTCACTCATGATTTAGGAGACACGGCAAAGGCAATGGAAATTATTTCTAAGGGATTGGAGATGCATCCAGGAAACGCTAGTCTCCAGAATCTTCAACTTCAGTTTATGTTGGAAACGGGCGACTATGAAAGTGCACTTTCTAAGTTCGAAGCGGCGCTAGAGTCGGACCCAACTAATACTTTGTACTTGTATAACATCGGTTATATCTACCAGACAAAGAAGAACGATACGGAAAAAGCACTTGAGTTCTACAATAGAGCATTGGAAGTAGATTCAACCAATTCAGCTTCAGCGTATATGGCGGGTTATATCTTCATTGATAGAACGAATGCGATTTCAGAGAAGATGAATAGTTTGAATAGAAACCAAACTTCTGAATTCAATCGTTTAGATGCTGAGCGTGATGAAATCTATAAAGAAGCTCTTAATTATTTCTTGATCGCTTACGAAGCAGATCCAAATGACTTGAGTACGGTTAAAGCTCTTCGTGAGGTGTACTTCAAGTTGGGGAATGTTGAGAAAGTAGGTGAGTTCACTCAGAAAGTAAAAGCACTTGAATCTGCTGAATAATATTGAAGCGCACTGAGTAAGCTTCACAAAAGGGAGGTTAATAAATTGATCTCCCTTTTCTTTGAAATATCAATTGAACATAATATTAATTATAAGAACAACGTATTTAGAGAATCATGCATCGTTATCAATGGAAACTGCACGATCTCTTGTCATCATTATTCTAGTTTTTGGAAGTATTAAAATGATCAATGAATTAGTCTTCCAACCAAGATGATTCCGTATCACGGGATTTAGCCGAATGTGTTTCAGGATCTGGGTCACGTTCCATCTAATAGCTCTAGGCTCATTTTTATTGAACGCACTTATCTAACGCAGCTCATGATCACTCGTTATCGTGTGGTTACATCTTTGTTTGATAACTTCGGATCTCCTTAAAGGTTTTTAAGACGTTGTCTCTATCGACATGTAAAAAAGCGATCACTATTTAAAGACCCAATGGCTAAGAGATTTTTAGCATGGTTCATGAGTTCAATCAGAAACTCCTTCTTTTAACTTACCATTGGAAGTTTCGCAGTAAGTGGCTCGGATGCAAGTCTTAGTATCATGAGTGATTCTTGGTCAGTTTGTTGATATTCAACATGAAATACGTGTTTCTACTATCAATTGAACAGCGTAAATCCGAAATGGAATTCTCATGAATTATCCGTGATTAGAAGCATCTAACAAATGGATAGAAAGGAATATTGACTGATGTTTATCCCGCAAGAATCGCTTCATTAAAGATTAATTCATTTCTTCCACTCCACTTCCCTACCTTTGCCCCCTCAAAACCACATCAGTCGTGATTACAGTAAACAATGTGAGCCTCCAATTTGGGAAGCGCGTTCTTTTTGACGAAGTAAACATCAAGTTCCACGGTGAAAACTGTTACGGAATCATCGGTGCCAATGGCGCTGGAAAGTCTACTTTTCTAAAAATCCTTTCAGGTGAAGTCACTCCTAACTCAGGAGGTGTAAGTCTTGAACCTGGAAAGCGTATGGCTTTCTTGAAGCAGGATCACAACGAGTACAACGACTGTAGAGCCATTGATACAGTAATGATGGGCCACCAACGTTTGTGGCAAATCATGCAGGAGAAGGATGCCATTTATGCAAAACCTGATTTCTCTGAAGAAGACGGTATTAAAGCGTCTGAATTGGAGAATGAGTTCGCTGAAATGGACGGTTGGAATGCAGAGCCAGATGCGGCTGCCCTTCTCTCCGGCCTGGGCATTGGAGAAGAGGATCACTTTAGAAATCTTGCTGATCTCGATGGTTCACAACGTGTACGCATCCTCCTCGCTCAAGCGCTATTTGGCAATCCTGATGTTCTGATTCTGGATGAGCCTACTAACGACCTGGACATCAGAACTATTGGATGGTTAGAGAATTATCTACTCGACTTTAAAAACACGGTGATTGTTGTATCACACGACCGTCACTTCCTCGATACCGTTTGTACTCAGATTGCTGATATCGACTTCGGTAAAATCAACTTGTTTACGGGTAACTATACTTTCTGGTACGAATCAAGTCAGCTTGCTCTTCGTCAGCGTTCGGCTGCCAACAAAAAGGCCGAACAAAAGAAGAAAGAACTTCAAGAATTCATTTCTCGATTTAGTGCAAACGCTTCTAAGTCAAAGCAAGCCACCTCTCGTAAGAAGTTGCTCGACAAGATTAACTTGGATGACATCAAGCCTTCTTCTCGTCGCTATCCGGCAATTATCTTTGAACAAGAGCGCGAAGCTGGAAACCAAATTTTGGACGTTGAAAACCTGACTAAGACGGTAGATGGTCAGCCACTCTTCTCAAACTTTGATTTGAAGGTAAATAAGGGAGATAAAATTGCTTTCATTGCCGACAACGGTCTAGCCATCACTTCATTCTTCCGAATCTTGATGGATGAAATAAAAGCGGATTCAGGTGAGGTTAGCTTCGGACAGACAATCACCAAGGCTTACCTACCCAACGAGAATGAGGAATATTTCAAAGGGAAAGAGAATTTGGTAGATTGGCTTCGTCAGTTTTCTGAAGAGAAAGATGAAGTATTTATCAGAGGCTTCTTGGGTAAAATGCTGTTTTCAGGAGAAGAGGTATTCAAGAATGTCAGCGTCCTATCCGGGGGCGAAAAAGTTCGTTGTATGACTTCTAGAATGATGATGGCTAAAGGTAACCTCTTGATTCTCGATGAACCAACAAACCACTTGGACCTCGAATCTATTCAAGCCTTCAACAACGCCTTGCGTGATTTCCCTGGAACGGTATTGTTTACATCGCATGACCACACTTTCGTGCAAACCGTTGCGAATCGCGTGGTTCGCTTGTCGCCAGATTCATTCGTTGACAAATTGATGAGCTTTGATGAATTCCTTGAAATGGAGGAAAAGCAAGCGAAATAAGCTCGCATACTTATAAGAGAAAAGGCCTGATGTATTCACATCGGGCCTTTTTCGTTTATTCACAATTAGTATTGCGGTAGTTCCATTGGAACTTCAATAGCCAGTACCGTAGATTCACTAGTGGCGGATAAACTCACTTTGCTCGATTCCCACACACCAAGTCCATCTCTTTTGTCAAGATGTTGATCGGCTACGTTGAGCGCTCCCTCAATCACAAAGAAGTAAACCCCGTTTCCCTCACTGTTGAGTTGGTATTCTGTAGAATCACCACTCTTCAGATCTATCAAGTACATGTAGGCGTTCTGATGAACCCATAGTCCTGAGCCCTCTGCATCCTTTGGCTGAACAATGCGTTGCCACATGCCCTTTCTCTCACTAACATCAAAGGTTTTTTGATCATAACGAGGTTCTACACCGCGCTTCTCAGGGAAAATCCAAAGCTGAAGAAAATTCACTTCATCGGTTTTACTCTCGTTGAATTCAGAGTGTTGTAACCCTGTGCCCGCAGACATCACCTGCACATCTCCTGTATTAATTGCCTGTGCATGCCCCATGGTATCTCGATGCGTCAGAGCTCCCTTAAGTGGAATGGAAATAATTTCCATGTCGGCATGTGGATGCTGTCCGAATCCGTTTTCGGGACTCACAATATCGTCGTTTAGCACACGCAATGCACCAAAGTGCATCTGATTAGGATTGTACCAATTCCCAAAACTAAAAGTGTGGTGGGTGTCTAACCAACCGTGATTAGCATATCCCCTGTCTGTAGATTTATGTAGTACCGTTTTCATGACTTTCTGAATTTGAATTCAATCAATGTTACAACAAAGATATGGTGATATGGACAATTCTCCACATCATATCTACCCCGATTTATTCGTTATCAATTTACTCTATATCAAAGGAATGCAGCGGATGATCTCGAAGTAAAGCGTTTAATATTTGTCGCGCTGTTGGACTCTCATGGTAATGCCACAAGTTCTCTTTCAATAAAGATAATGTCCACTTTTCTATACCTAAGCTCACGGTTCCAATGCCTGAGTATCCTCCATTCTCAATGAGCACATATCCCACTGAAGCATCGGGACCGTCAAACTTCAAATAACCATTTACCTCACTCTCTTTCTTGCGTTGGTCAAGCCAAGCGTTTAGACGCTCGGTGTGGAGTTCAATTTCTACATCAGAGTCCCAACCGAGGCCACTTAGTTTTGGGTGAAGCTCTAATTCTCTAACCAATTCACCTAAAAACTGTTGCGCAGATGTAAAGCTGTAGAAGTGTTCGAGGATATCAATGCGCTTTTCTGCTCTTTGAACAGCCAGTCGAGGCACGCCTTTCCTATCCTTATAAGATACAATACCCCACTTCGCTACGGGGTGCTTTTGAGCGGCATTGTACGGTGGCCAGTAATGTCTTATCTCGTGATCTTCATGTAAGAGTGCCAATCCTTCTGAACCCGTTTCTATGTACTTGATATCATGAATCTCACGCAACCAACGCTGCCTTCGCTTCTCACCCGAACTGCCCGTAAAATGTTGAGAAATACGCTGTTTGATATTAATGGCTTTGCCAATGTAAAGGTTCTCCCCCTTCTCACTTTTCATGTAATACACCCCAGGTGTTTCCGGTAAGCTGTGGAAGACATTCGCATCTAAATGGATGGGAAGCTGAGAAGTACCTCTATTCTTGTTCAATTGCGAGTTCACTTCAGTTTCATCTTCCTTCAATAACAAATGAAGAATATCTGCTGCAGTTTCTGCATCTGCTAATGCGCGGTGTGGATTCGGATTTACAATTTGAAAATGACTGGCGAGGTTGCCAAGGCTATAACTTTTCAATCCGGGAAAGATCTTTCTGGACAATCGAACAGTGCAGAGCTTCTTCGCATTCCAAGTATACCCGACCTCTTCCAATTCCCTTTTAATAAAGGTGAAATCGAAGTTTACATTGTGAGCTACAAACAC includes:
- the gyrA gene encoding DNA gyrase subunit A translates to MAEGERIIPINIEEEMKSSYIDYSMSVIVSRALPDVRDGLKPVHRRVLFGMHELGVFSNRSYKKSARIVGEVLGKFHPHGDSSVYDTMVRMAQDWSLRYTLVDGQGNFGSVDGDSPAAMRYTEVRMKKLAEEMLADIEKDTVDFQLNFDDSLKEPTVLPTRIPQLLVNGASGIAVGMATNMAPHNLTDTIDATIKYIDNNDVEIDELIESIKAPDFPTGGTIYGYEGVRDAYHTGRGRVVLRAKANIEEVNGRECIIVNEIPYQVNKAEMIKKTADLINEKKLDGISDIRDESDRNGMRIVYVLKRDAVPNVVLNKLFKYTSLQSSFSINSIALVNGRPEMLNLKDLIRHFVDHRHDVVVRRTKYELAQAEKRAHILEGLLIAIDNLDEVIKLIRASTTVEEAREGLMSNFGLSELQARAILDLRLQKLTGLERDKIKEEYAELMDKIAYYKRILNEVELRMSIIKEELIEVKEKYGDERRTNIEYAGGDVSIEDMIPDEEVVITISHAGYIKRTSLSEYKTQTRGGVGAKAASMRDADFIEYVFAATNHQFMLFFTEQGRCFWLRVFEIPEGTRASKGRAIQNLINIPQDDKVKAFINVKNLKDEEYISNHFIVMCTKSGIIKKTPLEAYSRPRVNGINAIGIREGDMLLEAKLTNGNNEILMAVRSGKAIRFHESAVRSMGRTASGVRGMTLGHDGDEVVGMVCVQEGEADILVVSEKGSGKRSSLEDYRVTNRGGKGVKTISVTDKTGELIAMKGVTDEEDLMIITRAGVMIRMKISELRVMGRATQGVRLINLKGKDSIASVAKVPTSDEDETLEDVDGVENVEGAEDAAPEAGTETANE
- a CDS encoding tetratricopeptide repeat protein; this encodes MVSKARLVVFATLMSGGALLAQESTMVSSAILALKRPDLISAKDYIDQADSVIATKSVDDIRESTMQKFLFHRGLIYETLNQESASVEYIHEALENYTALIAYDKKVDDDDYMEEAQSGIASSVVALSALADDAYFSKQDAEQAYNLHSEVIKYKTDYLGKTDTVTVYTMARIATELEKYENALKHYNFLIDNDYRGRVWQAYYNGSENRMNMPDKYTMDMLIQQGKASDPVLSPDINYTLWWQSAKLTHDLGDTAKAMEIISKGLEMHPGNASLQNLQLQFMLETGDYESALSKFEAALESDPTNTLYLYNIGYIYQTKKNDTEKALEFYNRALEVDSTNSASAYMAGYIFIDRTNAISEKMNSLNRNQTSEFNRLDAERDEIYKEALNYFLIAYEADPNDLSTVKALREVYFKLGNVEKVGEFTQKVKALESAE
- a CDS encoding ABC-F family ATP-binding cassette domain-containing protein, yielding MITVNNVSLQFGKRVLFDEVNIKFHGENCYGIIGANGAGKSTFLKILSGEVTPNSGGVSLEPGKRMAFLKQDHNEYNDCRAIDTVMMGHQRLWQIMQEKDAIYAKPDFSEEDGIKASELENEFAEMDGWNAEPDAAALLSGLGIGEEDHFRNLADLDGSQRVRILLAQALFGNPDVLILDEPTNDLDIRTIGWLENYLLDFKNTVIVVSHDRHFLDTVCTQIADIDFGKINLFTGNYTFWYESSQLALRQRSAANKKAEQKKKELQEFISRFSANASKSKQATSRKKLLDKINLDDIKPSSRRYPAIIFEQEREAGNQILDVENLTKTVDGQPLFSNFDLKVNKGDKIAFIADNGLAITSFFRILMDEIKADSGEVSFGQTITKAYLPNENEEYFKGKENLVDWLRQFSEEKDEVFIRGFLGKMLFSGEEVFKNVSVLSGGEKVRCMTSRMMMAKGNLLILDEPTNHLDLESIQAFNNALRDFPGTVLFTSHDHTFVQTVANRVVRLSPDSFVDKLMSFDEFLEMEEKQAK
- a CDS encoding pirin family protein, which translates into the protein MKTVLHKSTDRGYANHGWLDTHHTFSFGNWYNPNQMHFGALRVLNDDIVSPENGFGQHPHADMEIISIPLKGALTHRDTMGHAQAINTGDVQVMSAGTGLQHSEFNESKTDEVNFLQLWIFPEKRGVEPRYDQKTFDVSERKGMWQRIVQPKDAEGSGLWVHQNAYMYLIDLKSGDSTEYQLNSEGNGVYFFVIEGALNVADQHLDKRDGLGVWESSKVSLSATSESTVLAIEVPMELPQY
- a CDS encoding exonuclease domain-containing protein, encoding MFAIVDVETTGGYSDNHRVIEVGIAISDGTQITERFNALVNPGRTIPAHITQLTGISNADIEGAPPFSEIAAKVYDLLQGQVFVAHNVNFDFTFIKRELEEVGYTWNAKKLCTVRLSRKIFPGLKSYSLGNLASHFQIVNPNPHRALADAETAADILHLLLKEDETEVNSQLNKNRGTSQLPIHLDANVFHSLPETPGVYYMKSEKGENLYIGKAINIKQRISQHFTGSSGEKRRQRWLREIHDIKYIETGSEGLALLHEDHEIRHYWPPYNAAQKHPVAKWGIVSYKDRKGVPRLAVQRAEKRIDILEHFYSFTSAQQFLGELVRELELHPKLSGLGWDSDVEIELHTERLNAWLDQRKKESEVNGYLKFDGPDASVGYVLIENGGYSGIGTVSLGIEKWTLSLLKENLWHYHESPTARQILNALLRDHPLHSFDIE